In Trichoderma atroviride chromosome 2, complete sequence, one DNA window encodes the following:
- a CDS encoding uncharacterized protein (EggNog:ENOG41), translating to MADLFDIQAQSARLERQGLPPQSQQYNTLPPLNLIHAAEASLPNPSDPSYLSGQPATKVASHITQDIVPALCGQSQSSRYFGFVTGGALPVAEWADNVVSRMDQNVQVHLPEQSVSTMVENAALEMLLGLLRLKESDWKGRTFTTGATASNVLGLACGREAVVEKKGASVGELGLLGACAKAGVSDIQVLTSGGHSSLSKAASIVGLGRASVKELPRSAAQPWKLDLDAVERELGRPGVASIIAVSMGEVNTGGYALDNVDEWKRLRELADQHAAWIHVDGAFGIFSRALEEDRDEYRLLHTRAQGVDMADSITVDGHKMLNVPYDSGMFFTRTPSILQSVCVNPNAAYLASGAVASIPSPLNVGLENSRRFRALPAYAALLSQGRPGYAKLCHNMAQLSRKLAIFLRESPHYELLPDESGDVEEVFIIVLFKAKDGKLNDELVAKINATRQMYVSGTSWKGEKAVRVAVSNWMVDIEREFRVVSALLNAVAEGREFDIEKV from the exons ATGGCAGACCTCTTCGACATCCAAGCCCAATCCGCCCGCCTCGAGCGCCAAGGCCTCCCCCCGCAATCTCAGCAATACAACACCCTCCCGCctctcaatctcatccacGCCGCCGAGGCCTCCTTGCCCAATCCATCTGACCCAAGCTACCTTTCCGGCCAGCCTGCCACCAAAGTTGCCTCGCACATCACACAAGACATTGTCCCAGCGTTATGCGGCCAATCTCAATCGAGCCGCTATTTCGGCTTCGTCACCGGCGGCGCCCTCCCCGTGGCTGAATGGGCCGACAATGTCGTCTCCCGCATGGATCAAAATGTCCAGGTCCATTTGCCTGAGCAGTCTGTATCCACAATGGTCGAGAATGCTGctctggagatgctgctgggcctgcttCGCCTTAAAGAATCGGATTGGAAAGGCCGGACCTTCACCACCGGAGCCACGGCCAGCAATGTGCTCGGCTTGGCCTGTGGTCGAGAGGCTGTTGTCGAGAAAAAGGGTGCGTCGGTGGGTGAGCTGGGCTTGCTGGGCGCTTGCGCCAAAGCTGGAGTCTCTGACATTCAAGTCCTTACCAGCGGGGGCCACAGTTCGCTCTCCAAGGCAGCGAGCATAGTTGGTCTGGGGAGAGCTTCGGTCAAGGAGCTTCCTCGAAGCGCAGCCCAGCCTTGGAAGTTGGATCTTGACGCAGTGGAGAGAGAACTGGGTCGTCCTGGGGTGGCGAGCATTATTGCTGTTAGCATGGGAGAAGTGAACACGGGTGGCTAtgcccttgacaatgtcGACGAGTGGAAGAGATTGAGAGAGCTAGCAGATCAACATGCTGCATGGATTCATGTGGATGGAG CCTTTGGAATCTTCAGCCGGGCCCTGGAAGAGGACCGAGATGAATATCGACTGCTTCATACTCGAGCTCAAGGTGTCGACATGGCCGACAGCATCACAGTTGATGGCCATAAAATGCTCAACGTT CCATATGACAGCGGCATGTTCTTCACCCGCACCCCGTCTATCCTTCAATCCGTCTGTGTCAACCCAAACGCCGCATACCTAGCCTCGGGCGCAGTAGCCAGTATCCCATCTCCTCTCAACGTCGGCCTCGAAAACTCGAGACGCTTCCGCGCGCTGCCAGCCTACGCCGCTCTCCTCAGCCAGGGTCGCCCTGGCTATGCCAAGCTATGCCACAACATGGCCCAACTATCGCGGAAATTGGCCATCTTCCTGAGAGAGTCGCCGCATTATGAACTCCTCCCTGACGAGAGCGGTGACGTTGAGGAAGTCTTTATTATTGTTTTGTTCAAGGCGAAAGATGGTAAGCTGAATGATGAGCTGgttgccaagatcaacgcAACGAGGCAGATGTACGTGAGCGGCACGAGCTGGAAAGGCGAAAAGGCTGTGAGAGTCGCCGTCTCGAACTGGATGGTCGATATTGAAAGAGAGTTTCGAGTCGTGTCAGCGCTTTTGAACGCCGTTGCCGAGGGCAGAGAATTCGACATCGAAAAAGTGTAA
- a CDS encoding uncharacterized protein (EggNog:ENOG41) produces the protein MAQGSIKKSNKAAAPKAIHSKRQASKVTKPKKSKPSADKLLKKFTSGMVAKTEALLGERAGHLELIGPGKKGSKKLSQKGGSKKFG, from the coding sequence ATGGCGCAAGGATCAATCAAAAAGTCCAACAAGGCCGCCGCGCCAAAGGCCATCCACTCGAAGCGCCAGGCGTCAAAGGTcaccaagcccaagaagtCAAAGCCCAGCGCCGACAAGCTCCTCAAGAAATTCACATCAGGCATGGTGGCCAAGACggaggcgctgctgggcgaGAGGGCGGGACATCTCGAGCTGATTGGGCCGGGGAAGAAGGGCAGCAAGAAGTTGTCGCAGAAGGGAGGGTCCAAGAAGTTTGGttaa
- a CDS encoding uncharacterized protein (EggNog:ENOG41~TransMembrane:2 (i89-108o174-198i)~MEROPS:MER0026545) → MAFYMYNSQTVPVTGRRRFNFLSDTLVAQAYSRAAEAIVRQVEEQGGHFLSDWDPRTILVQRVMKRLIPVSGMENLDWEVRVIADSREFLLLLLLVSYCRSLLIHGVLRNAIGTANAFVIPGGKVFVHSGILNVCRSEDALAAVLGHEIAHNTASHAAERLSAAWVGNLTAGSLFFLAGALPGLTLFGLWNVIGGYYLQDLLFYLPMGRKQESEADYIGLMMMAEACYDPRQAVGFWQRMETIQRLGGHEVPEMLSTHPSNEHRITKIEQWLPEAMKKRMESDCKTTSAFADRFREALRKRRPVVIEL, encoded by the exons ATGGCATTCTACATGTACAATTCGCAGACGGTGCCAGTGACGGGCCGGAGGCGCTTCAACTTCCTGTCGGATACGCTGGTTGCGCAGGCCTATTCGAGAGCGGCTGAGGCGATTGTCAGGCAGGTGGAGGAGCAGGGAGGGCATTTCTTGTCAGACTGGGACCCGAGGACGATTCTGGTCCAGAGGGTCATGAAGCGGCTGATTCCCGTCAGCGGGATGGAGAATCTAGACTGGGAAGTCCGAGTGATTGCGGACAGTCGTGAgtttctgctgctcctcttgtTGGTTTCTTATTGTCGCTCTCTGCTGATACATGGTGTTTTGCGCAATGCAATAGGAACGGCCAACGCATTCGTTATCCCCGGCGGCAAAGTGTTTGTTCACAGCGGCATCCTCAACGTTTGCCGCAGCGAAGATGCCCTCGCGGCTGTCCTCGGTCACGAAATCGCACACAACACGGCTTCCCACGCTGCAGAGCGACTCTCTGCCGCGTGGGTAGGCAACCTCACGGCCGGtagtctcttcttccttgccGGGGCGCTGCCGGGCCTGACACTGTTCGGCCTGTGGAACGTGATTGGAGGATACTATCTGCAAGATTTGCTATTCTACCTACCCATGGGCCGCAAGCAGGAGAGCGAGGCCGATTATATtgggctgatgatgatggcagaggCCTGCTACGATCCTCGACAGGCAGTTGGGTTCTGGCAAAGGATGGAGACAATACAGCGGCTGGGCGGGCACGAGGTTCCCGAGATGCTTAGCACGCATCCATCG AACGAGCATCGGATCACCAAAATCGAGCAGTGGCTGCCGGAGGCAATGAAGAAGCGCATGGAGAGCGACTGTAAAACGACGTCGGCGTTTGCAGACAGGTTTAGAGAGGCGTTGAGGAAGCGACGGCCAGTTGTGATTGAGCTGTAG
- a CDS encoding uncharacterized protein (BUSCO:EOG092D1RSN), giving the protein MDFLKSAVASAISQGPPFPYTFGDKVDVDESIWTLYNGTRREDGSNCSIFSFDITAKKSQLPLAKNALRKLRTLRHPGVIKVLDTVETDTYIYIATERVVPLRWHVKRKSLSPETIKWGIYTIAQTLKFINDDASSKHGSLKVGSIYTSESGEWRLGGFEVLSNMKESETTLDSYGSLVPDSGRYAPPEVAQGGWGATKSHPLYALDSFNFGTLIFEVFNGDFLGPDQAGQTKNVPPTMHTAYRRLCNANPKARISAANFLDMGRRSGSFFDTPLIHLTDGVDNLGMKNPDERDEFLDTLEQVTDDFPEEFFKAKVLPELVKSVEFGGGGSKALTVVLKIAAKLPSDDFESKITPFIVRAFANPDRGIRVCLLDGLPLIIEQLSQRIVNDKIFPQLATGFTDAAPVVREQTLKSVLVVIGKLSDRTINGDLLKQLAKTANDEQPGIRTNTTICLGKIAKNLGTSSRSKVLIAAFTRSLRDPFVHARNAALMALAATAEYFTEDDCAIRVLPVVCPALIDKEKMIRDQASKTMDIYLQKVRKAAAAMPDTVLPPPQPADATVVPANTAQPSASPGASWAGWAISSFTNKLTAVAGDMQTEEVPTPAAVSPSPKPEMKRPSTSSASALHRQAVASPPPITSGPSTPSVASAIAGQFLPDDDDDDDAGDAWGDLPDDDTFDTPSAATNKSASASASVSATPFGEDEPDFAGWLAAQAKKGPSKPLPKGLSKPSTAKKPAAKAAAKPAAKPAAKPVAKKIDLTPKETEEDDDGWGDGW; this is encoded by the exons ATGGACTTTCTCAAGTCTGCCGTGGCCTCGGCCATATCGCAGGGCCCTCCTTTCCCTTACACATTCGGCGACAAGGTCGACGTAGACGAGTCCATCTGGACATTATACAACGGAACAAGGCGG GAGGATGGATCGAactgcagcatcttctcattCGACATcacggcgaagaagagccaGCTGCCGCTCGCAAAGAATGCGCTGAGGAAGCTGCGAACATTGCGACACCCGGGCGTTATCAAAGTCCTAGACACTGTTGAG ACAGATACATACATCTACATTGCCACCGAGCGCGTTGTTCCTCTTCGATGGCACGTTAAACGGAAGAGCTTAAGTCCCGAGACGATAAAATGGGGAATATACACAATCGCT CAAACCCTCAAGTTTATCAACGACGATGCCTCCTCAAAGCACGGAAGCCTGAAAGTCGGCTCAATATATACGTCAGAAAGCGGAGAGTGGAGACTGGGCGGCTTTGAAGTTCTAAGCAACATGAAGGAGAGCGAGACCACGCTTGAT AGCTACGGAAGCTTGGTTCCTGACTCTGGCCGATATGCGCCGCCAGAAGTGGCTCAAGGAGGATGGGGAGCGACCAAGTCACATCCTCTTTACGCCCTGGACTCTTTCAACTTTGGAACCCTGATATTTGAAGTTTTCAACGGCGACTTTCTGGGCCCAGATCAGGCTGGCCAAACAAAAAACGTACCCCCTACAATGCATACTGCCTACAGACGCCTTTGCAACGCCAACCCTAAAGCGCGGATAAGTGCTGCCAATTTCCTTGACATGGGGCGCCGAtctggctctttttttgatacTCCTCTGATCCATTTGACGGACGGAGTAGACAACCTGGGAATGAAAAACCCTGATGAGCGAGATGAGTTCCTCGA CACATTGGAGCAAGTAACGGATGACTTTCCTGAAGAATTTTTCAAAGCCAAAGTTCTTCCGGAATTAGTAAAGTCTGTTGaattcggcggcggcggttccAAAGCTCTTACTGTTGTGTTGAAAATAGCTGCCAAACTTCCCTCGGATGATTTTGAATCGAAAATCACACCCTTTATTGTTCGCGCTTTTGCCAATCCTGATCGAGGCATCCGGGTATGCCTGTTGGACGGCCTTCCCCTAATCATTGAACAATTGTCGCAGAGAATTGTTAATGACAAGATATTTCCACAGCTA GCTACCGGTTTTACAGACGCAGCCCCTGTGGTTCGAGAACAGACATTGAAATCAGTACTGGTCGTCATTGGAAAACTATCAGATCGAACCATTAATGGCGACCTTctgaagcagctggcaaAGACGGCAAACGACGAACAGCCTGGTATTCGTACGAACACAACCATTTGCCTTGGCAAGATTGCAAAGAACCTCGGGACATCCTCAAGATCAAAGGTGCTGATAGCTGCCTTTACCCGTTCCTTGCGGGATCCCTTCGTGCATGCCAGAAATGCTGCGCTTATGGCTTTGGCTGCAACAGCCGAATACTTTACTGAAGATGACTGCGCTATTCGAGTCTTGCCGGTGGTATGCCCAGCTCTGATtgataaagaaaagatgatCCGAGACCAAGCATCTAAAACAATGGACATTTATCTACAAAAAGTtcgcaaagctgctgctgctatgcCAGACACCGTTTTGCCGCCACCTCAGCCGGCTGATGCTACCGTTGTGCCAGCAAACACGGCACAGCCAAGTGCGTCTCCTGGAGCCAGCTGGGCGGGATGGGCCATCTCGTCTTTCACAAACAAATTGACTGCCGTTGCTGGAGATATGCAAACAGAAGAGGTACCAACTCCGGCTGCTGTTTCCCCATCGCCCAAGCCCGAGATGAAGAGACCAAGTACCTCATCAGCATCGGCTCTTCACCGTCAAGCTGTGGCATCACCTCCTCCTATAACTTCCGGCCCATCGACTCCTAGCGTTGCCAGTGCAATTGCTGGACAATTCCTaccagacgacgacgacgacgacgatgcagGTGATGCATGGGGCGATCTACCGGATGACGATACCTTTGATACGCCTTCTGCCGCCACCAATaaatctgcatctgcatctgcgtcTGTATCTGCAACGCCATTCGGTGAAGATGAGCCCGATTTCGCTGGATGGCTGGCGGCGCAAGCGAAAAAGGGGCCCAGCAAGCCTCTGCCAAAAGGACTTTCAAAACCTAGCACGGCTAAAAAGCctgcagcaaaagcagccGCGAAACCTGCGGCAAAGCCAGCGGCAAAGCCTGTGGCTAAGAAGATTGATCTTACACCTAAAGAAacggaggaggatgatgatggttgGGGCGACGGCTGGTAA
- a CDS encoding uncharacterized protein (EggNog:ENOG41), whose amino-acid sequence MADKSFTTSDVSSHKDDANGYWLIVEDGVYDVTNFLEEHPGGSKILKRFAGKNATKAFWKYHNESVLEKYGGKYKIGTVKEAPKL is encoded by the exons ATGGCCGACAAGTCTTTCACCACAAGCGATGTCAGCTCGCACAAGGATGATGCGAACGGCTACTGGCTCATTGTCGAGGACGGCGTCTACGATGTCACAA ACTTCCTCGAGGAGCACCCCGGCGGCTCCAAGATCCTGAAGCGCTTCGCCGGCAAGAACGCGACCAAGGCGTTCTGGAAGTACCACAACGAGAGCGTGCTGGAGAAGTACGGCGGCAAATACAAGATTGGTACCGTCAAGGAGGCCCCGAAGCTGTAA
- a CDS encoding uncharacterized protein (EggNog:ENOG41), which translates to MGDHPHPLPNNGQTSSQLEGYPFTFHYSPPSSSGESCIEPDPQAESMMDSSMSLTESIYNFPRHFGRTYHAYREGSYAFPNDKPEIERLALQDAAFMKIMNNRLYYAPLNNYPLKRVLDIATGAGDWAIAMGDRFPNAKVVATDLSPIQPETVPANVEFYVEDSSEPWDYSETFDYIHTRTTGACWESFEAQIAQQAFDTLTPGGWLESQELYPVPHCDDGTLKPDSALGLWFRDFLNAAAEARRPLTEASSLRSIYERVGFVDVHERVYKIPLNGWAKDSKLKEVGNMMELNMQMGLSAFSLGLFNRIYGLTPEQIEVSLVEVRRDVSNSSIHAYLPFYIVWGRKPFPGET; encoded by the exons ATGGGAGACCACCCGCATCCACTGCCAAATAATGGCCAGACGTCCTCACAGCTGGAAGGCTATCCATTCACCTTTCACTACTCTCCACCTAGTTCAAGTGGCGAGAGCTGCATTGAACCTGAT CCCCAGGCCGAAAGCAT GATGGACTCGTCCATGTCTTTGACTGAAAGCATTTACAATTTCCCGCGACATTTTGGCCGTACCTATCACGCGTATAGAGAAGGAT CGTATGCTTTCCCCAACGACAAACCAGAGATTGAGCGACTGGCTTTACAAGATGCGGCGTTCATGAAAATCATGAACAACAGGCTCTATTATGCACCGCTGAATAACTATCCTCTTAAACGCGTCTTGGATATTGCTACTGGCGCAGGAGACTGGGCCATTGCAATGGGCGATCGTTTCCCAAATGCTAAAGTTGTGGCTACGGACTTGTCACCAATTCAACCCGAGACCGTGCCTGCAAATGTCGAATTCTATGTGGAAGATTC ATCGGAACCATGGGACTACAGCGAAACTTTCGACTACATTCATACCAGAACGACGGGTGCTTGTTGGGAGTCGTTTGAGGCTCAGATTGCCCAACAGGCCTTTGACACACTAACGCCCGGCGGATGGCTCGAGTCTCAGGAATTGTATCCCGTCCCCCACTGTGATGACGGCACTCTCAAGCCAGATAGTGCGCTGGGACTGTGGTTCCGTGACTTTCTAAACGCTGCGGCTGAGGCTCGGCGGCCATTGACGGAAGCAAGCAGTCTTCGAAGCATATATGAGCGGGTGGGTTTCGTCGACGTTCACGAGCGTGTGTACAAGATCCCACTGAATGGCTGGGCTAAAGATTCCAAGCTGAAAGAAGTTGGCAATATGATGGAGCTGAATATGCAAATGGGATTGAGTGCCTTTTCGTTGGGCCTGTTTAACCGCATATACGGGCTAACTCCCGAACAGATTGAG GTGTCCCTTGTTGAAGTCCGACGAGACGTATCCAATTCTTCGATTCACGCGTACCTGCCTTTTTATATCGTTTGGGGTAGAAAGCCATTCCCAGGAGAAACATGA
- a CDS encoding uncharacterized protein (EggNog:ENOG41) codes for MNRNEALRARGGCSVWGCEEPIFAESLCSKHQTVGHNAAFKPPGAEPMPRSVHKAKRTRRFSPGRTTIGPAQSNLQRSTPSAYRNDSTLAHPANATEVPASAFARQFPKQNPSHVLAHPASPATTKPVMTKQVRAATEFLPAAYAVTTRSALSEPREPYFALRPDQGHSAHVHQSRNRDAPAGQYAPPNTLPRKHLALIGGLVDVEEGLTPTLNLPNPPPTAFSISSSIVTGINGPPTATSSSRAGDTSSEESSSITVAQPPSRRKPEPINNNRREGPTIHVFQKSDQILQSKENIPIHISPLKRKADLSDTLPKIKDSLVQQKGDGRSTLLEKERQTKARNSNYQEAIYGSAPPTKSSKCQSHVPSSEQAANQPRTPRKVQIPNTLVSTIETVQTNDRGQLENHTRVQIEILDSDDETIIDIPQQPQQPKPLAAATKDAQKNMACPASTIGTDGFIVVDQTVVDHTVLVATQAIAEERNKDKARVFDSDAFDAMIYRQSTLRPPPGVASQAPARPKTPVKKPPVEYRRQYLPINPAIHLPIKRSEEWHTKKGTRDPSPRKTQGVVWKSH; via the coding sequence ATGAATCGAAATGAGGCCCTGAGAGCCAGGGGAGGATGCTCTGTTTGGGGCTGCGAAGAGCCCATATTTGCAGAGTCTCTCTGCTCTAAACACCAGACGGTTGGCCATAATGCTGCTTTCAAGCCTCCTGGCGCTGAGCCAATGCCTCGGTCTGTACACAAGGCAAAGAGGACCCGGCGCTTCTCCCCCGGACGTACAACGATTGGTCCCGCACAGAGTAATCTTCAGCGATCCACGCCTTCTGCATATCGGAACGACTCCACTCTGGCACACCCTGCTAATGCCACGGAGgtgccagcttcagcttttgCTCGTCAGTTCCCAAAACAAAACCCAAGCCATGTTCTTGCGCATCCAGCGtcaccagcaacaacaaagCCCGTCATGACAAAGCAGGTCCGAGCAGCCACAGAATTCTTACCGGCGGCCTACGCAGTCACGACAAGGTCTGCACTGTCGGAACCGCGAGAGCCTTACTTTGCATTGAGGCCCGATCAGGGTCATTCTGCACATGTACATCAAAGTCGCAATAGAGATGCGCCAGCGGGCCAATATGCACCACCAAACACCCTTCCCAGAAAACACCTCGCCCTTATCGGCGGCTTGGTTGACGTTGAGGAAGGATTGACACCGACTTTGAATTTACCTAATCCTCCACCGACTGCCTTTTCCATTTCGTCCAGTATTGTTACAGGTATTAATGGCCCCCCAACGgcgacttcatcttctcggGCTGGAGACACAAGCTCGGAGGAGTCAAGTTCCATCACTGTAGCTCAACCGCCAAGCCGGAGAAAGCCGGAGCCGATTAATAACAATAGGCGTGAGGGACCTACTATCCACGTATTCCAAAAATCCGATCAAATTttgcaaagcaaagaaaatATTCCAATTCATATATCTCCTTTAAAGAGGAAAGCCGATCTTTCAGATACGCTGCCAAAAATCAAAGACTCCCTTGTTCAACAGAAAGGAGACGGACGCTCTACTCTATTGGAAAAAGAACGGCAAACAAAAGCACGAAATTCAAACTATCAAGAAGCCATCTATGGAAGCGCTCCGCCAACCAAATCTTCTAAATGTCAAAGCCACGTTCCTAGTAGTGAGCAAGCTGCAAATCAACCTCGTACCCCGAGAAAAGTCCAGATACCAAATACGCTGGTATCTACAATAGAGACTGTACAGACCAATGATAGGGGCCAGCTTGAAAATCATACACGTGTGCAAATCGAAATCTTGGATTCCGATGACGAGACCATCATTGACATTCCTCAACAACCACAACAGCCCAAGCCTTTGGCAGCTGCAACAAAAGATGCACAGAAGAATATGGCTTGTCCAGCTTCCACTATTGGAACAGACGGTTTCATAGTGGTGGACCAAACAGTGGTGGACCACACGGTGCTGGTGGCAACGCAGGCGATAGCAGAGGAGCgcaacaaggacaaggcccGTGTCTTTGACTCAGACGCCTTTGATGCAATGATATATCGCCAGTCTACGCTCCGTCCGCCGCCAGGGGTTGCGTCACAGGCTCCAGCCCGACCGAAAACGCCGGTTAAAAAACCTCCTGTTGAGTATCGGAGGCAGTATTTGCCAATTAATCCCGCAATTCATTTACCAATTAAACGATCTGAGGAGTGgcacacaaaaaaaggcacTAGAGATCCAAGCCCGCGGAAGACGCAAGGCGTGGTTTGGAAAAGTCATTGA
- a CDS encoding uncharacterized protein (EggNog:ENOG41), which produces MSWGPVASQLCLLSQLKERSVGDKVRFLGCVISYDTSTACLALAHMFPPGTNETVLVDIELVLETIQPGLAQVGHWVNVVGYIVEGKKSDTQKLPGTNQSPRHVQALLVWSTGPLDIGRYEKSLEDAAARP; this is translated from the exons ATGTCGTGGGGTCCGGTGGCCTCGCAGCTCTGCTTGTTATCGCAGCTGAAAGAGCGCTCGGTTGGCGACAAAGTGAGATTCTTGGGATG TGTCATCTCATACGATACTTCTACGGCATGCCTTGCTCTGGCACACATGTTCCCGCCGGGAACAAACGAGACTGTGCTGGTGGACATTGAGCTCGTTCTCGAGACTATCCAGCCGGGATTGGCGCAGGTCGGGCACTGGGTGAATGTCGTGGGGTATATCGTTGAGGGGAAGAAGTCGGACACGCAAAAACTACCAGGGACCAACCAGTCTCCCAGACATGTTCAAGCGCTGTTAGTATGGTCGACGGGACCTTTGGATATTGGGAGATATGAGAAGAGCCTGGAAGATGCAGCGGCCCGGCCTTGA
- a CDS encoding uncharacterized protein (EggNog:ENOG41) has protein sequence MSSSPEPRPIHLYKILSSHPIEPFPIEYPLSGLDAKDGFVHLSTAMQVPNTADLFFTETPTLWIIKFKMSKLADPIKWENGFPHLYGNFGARDVVSFAKFERREGQRWVEWMLDVEWLEW, from the exons ATGTCGTCGTCACCGGAGCCTCGCCCGATACATCTCTACAAAATCCTCTCTTCACATCCCATCGAACCTTTTCCCATTGAGTATCCCCTCTCAGGGCTCGACGCAAAGGATGGATTCGTTCACTTAAGCACGGCAATGCAG GTCCCCAACACGGCCGATTTATTCTTCACTGAAACTCCTACCCTATGGATCATCAAGTTTAAGATGTCAAAGTTGGCGGATCCGATCAAATGGGAAAATGGGTTCCCGCATTTATATGGCAACTTTGGCGCAAGAGATGTTGTGAGCTTTGCGAAATTTGAACGAAGAGAGGGGCAGAGATGGGTTGAGTGGATGCTCGACGTAGAGTGGCTCGAATGGTAA